Below is a genomic region from Billgrantia tianxiuensis.
CTGGCGCTGGCCTGCGACTGGGCCGTAGCCAGCGACAACGCCATCTTCGGCCAGCCCGAAGTGCTGCTTGGAGTGATCCCCGGTTTCGGCGGCACCCAGCGTCTGCCGCGTCGAGTAGGACCGGCCATGGCGATCGACCTGGTCACCACCGGGCGCAAGATCGATGCCCAGGAGGCCCTGCGCATCGGCCTGGTCAACCGTGTGATGCCTCAGGCCGAACTCGAGGCCTACGCCGAGGAACTGACCCAGCAACTGGCCGGCAACGGCCCCCTGGCGGTACGTGCCGCCAAGCAGGCCGTGCATGACGGCATGGACCAGGACCTCGACAGCGCCCTGGCGCTGGAGACCGCGCTGTTCGCGTTCTGCTTCGCCGGCGAGGAGCAGAGGGAGGGCATGAGCGCCTTCGTCGAGAAGCGCAAACCGAACTTCTGAACGATCAACCCTCGCTGCTACCCAGCGGCCGTGGCGCTACGTCACGGCCGCTGTGCGTTCGTTTGGGCATGGCGCTGCCAGACGCAGCGTCACCGCCAGTGCAGGCGTCCATCTGCGTCACGCTCGAGCGAAGGGCACGCTCCCGGGGCGTTGTCCAACAGCTTGCGGACGAGCCAGTCGGCCTCCTTGGGTGAAGCGAACTCGAGCGTGAAGCGTCGCCGCCGCAGTGGCGTCAGCCACAGCGCCTCCGGAGCGGATCGGCCTGGAGCCCAGCGACACCCGACCAGCATGGTGATGTCAGGTCGATAGGCCTCATGACCGCCGATGCCCTCGTAGTCGTTAATCAGATCCCCGCAGCCGTAGAGTATCGGCCGATCACGATAGCGCTCGAATCCGATGGGGTGATGCGAAGAGTGTCCGTGGATCAGGTCAGCGCCCGCATCGATGAGGCGTCGTGCCAGCTGGCGATGCGCTTGCGGCACCGTATACCCCCAGTTGCCACCCCAGTGGATCGAGACGATGACAATATCACCGTGGCGTTTGCGAGCGGCGATGTCGCCTGCAGTGATCTCGCTGGAATCGTCGATCAGGTTGACCCCCGACTGGCCCGCACTGGCCTGCCAGGCTAACGGGATGCCGCTGTCAGCCAGCCCCAGCGCCCATACCAGCAGGCTCCTGCCGTCGAATAGAGGCAGGACAGCGGGCTCGTTTGCCCGTTCAGCGTCGAGGCCGGCACCGGCATGGGCGATTCCCGCGGCATCCAGCGTGTCGAGGGTATCGACCAACCCCGGCCGGCCCCAGTCCAGCACGTGATTGTTGGCCAGAACGCAGAGGTCGATGCCTGCCGCGGACAGGCAAGTCACGTTCTTAGGGTGCATGCGGTAGTGAATGATCTTATCCGGCCAGGGCGTCGCGCTGGTGGTGATGGCCGTCTCGAGGTTGACCAGGCGCAGGCTGGCGCTGGCGAACTCAGCAAGAGCGGCGCCCCAGGGGTAGGAGAAGTCGATGGGGGCCGGGATGGGGCCGTTGACGCGTTCGGCCAGGCGCACATAGCTGCGTGCATCGCGCACCCAAGGCTCGTAAAGCTCGGGGCGGCAGGACTGGGGCAACACCTGGTCGATGCCGCGGCCCAGCATCACGTCGCCTGCCAGCATGAGGGTCACGCCACCGGAGCATGGCTGAGGAGCAGCAGGGAGCATGGCCAAGATTCTCGCGTTTCACTTCCTAGGGCCAGTCTAGCCGAGCGCGGAGGTGACGCCCGGCCGCGGGGCGTTGCGCAAGACTGTTCGCCGGGGAGTCCCTGGGGTGGGTGGTGCCGATTCTGGTCTTCGCCGTCGTGCCGCGTTCCGCCCGCCCGATCATCGCTCGCCGGAAGGCGGTGCGAGTGATGACGGCGGCAGCGAGTTAGCCTCGCTGCCGCCGTGTTGCACAGGGCAGGTCTACTTCAGCTGTGATGATGGATGCAACTCACCCGGGGGTTGAACGGCTCGAGATGCTGCGTGCCATCGTCGCTGAACCAGACATGCTGGTCGTAGTGCGGTTCAAAGCCGTGGGCTTCGTCGATTGCCGTGGCGGGGTCGTCGGCCATGGCATCCCACGAGCGTCCGGCGAACGTGGGGAGATCGCTGTGACCGGCGGCGTGCCAGGCCTTCTGGAATACCAGGTTCTCGACCCCCGCCAGCTTCAGCGTTCCATCCTCCTGGGGTTCGTAGAGCAGGATGGCGGGGTTAAGGAAATCGGTATGGGTGCCGGTACCGTCGACCCGAGGTTCGCTCGCCGAGAGGCCGAGCAGGTCGGGGCGCAGGTAGTGGATACCCATGCCTCCCAGTTCGCCGGGCAGTCCTTCCGATGCCGCGCTCACGCACCGGCCCGTAGGGTCCGGCACGTAGCCCTCCGCCAAGGCGACCTCGACGTTTTCGAAGCGTCGGGTGGCCGTGCGTATCGCTTCCAACAATGCCGTTGTTTCCACTGCTGTGTCGCCTGTCTCGCCTGGCGTGTAGGCCGGGGCCTCAACCGGCATGACCAGGCTCCCGCCGAGCAGCATGCTCGCCAGGAGAGTTCCCTCCCATCTCGCTTTCATGGATCAGATCCTCGCGTCGAACGGGCACGTCTGGCCCGCTTTCGGAGCATAGCAAGCGGCATTCGCCTGGCACGGCTGGTTCGTCTAATGCGCTGATAGGGTGGGGGCTCAGGCCGTTTCGTGCCGTCGCCAACGAATCATCCCGGTGGCGATGGCGGTGCCCGCCAGGGTGATGGCCATGCCGACCAGCACCTGCAGGCTGAGCCGTTCGCCCAGCAACAGGTAACCCCAAAGTAGGGCGCTGACCGGCACCAGGAAGGTGACCGTCGAGGTAGCAGTGGCGCCGGCGCTCGAGATCAGGCCGAAGTAGAGCAGGAAGGCCAGCGTGGTGCTGAAGATAGCCAACCCCAGGCCATTGGCCCAGGCCAGGCCGCTGATCGGCTCGCTGGGCCACAGCCACAGGCCGGGGATCAGCAGGATCAGCGCCGACATGGCGGTGCTACCCGCCGCCAGCACCCGCACCGGCAGGTGCGACAGGTAGGTCTTGGAGTAGTTGGTCGCCACGCCGTAGCAGAAGGTGGCGCCCACGGCGGCCAGGATGAACCACCCGTCGCCGCCCAAGGAGAAGTCCAGCCGGTTTGCCGAGAGCACATAGACCCCGAAGAAAGCCAGCGCCAGGCCCAGATACTGCTGGCGCTGCACCGGGGTGGTGAAGAACAGTGCCCCGAGCAGGGCGGTGAAGATCGGCGTGGTGGCGTTGATCAACGAGGTGAAGCCCGCCTCGAGCCGCACCGTGGCCAGCGCCAACAGACTAAAGGGCAACACGTGGTTGACCAGCCCCAGCAGCAGCAGGCCGCCCTTGTTCTCCCACACCAGCGTGAGATATCGCAGGCTGAACAGCAGCGGCAATAACAGCAGTGAGCCGATACCCATGCGCACCAGAATCAGCGGTACCGGGCCGAATTCGGGAACCGCCACGCGCATGAAGATGAACGACATGCCCCATAGCGTCGAGAGCAGGATCAGGCGTAGGGAATCGGCCGGCGACATGCGACGTCCTTGGCAGGCAAGTGGAGAGAATGAAAAGCCTAAACCATGTCGTCAGGCTATGAATAGCCTGTTTTTTATCAATAATGCTGATGTGAAATATCAGCGATCGTGCTGCTCAAGAGACGTGCCAACGACGATCCAGCCTTCGCTATCGACGCTTACCGGCACCGGATCGAGCGTGCAGCCGAGGCCCAGGCCGCCGGTACCCTCACCGCTGCGGGCCGAGAAAGTGGCGTCATGGTTGGTGCAACGAAGTTGTTCGCCATCCTGGCTGAGCACCCGCTTGCCGCGTTGGTCGAGAGGCAGGTACTGGTGAGGGCAGGCGTTGACATAGCCGAGCAGGGCATCGTCCAGGTGAACCAGCAGCAGCGGAAAACTGCCTTGCTCGCTTTGCAGTGTCAGGCTGAGGGTTGCGCCAGGAGCAATGTCATCGAACCGGACAAGGCGCGTGCCAAGCGCCGGTGCGCTACGATATTGCTGCCATGCCTGGGTCATGCCGTCTGTCCTGTCACCGATTGCGGGCCGCCATTGTCGCCAATGTCGGCCCGCTTGTCAGCGCTGGTGAAGCGAGATGAGAGCTGGTCAGTCGTCCAGCTCGATCTCGGTGGCCATGTGGCGCTCGCCGTCGTAGTCGAAGTCGATCTCGACCCGCTGGCCGACCTCCAGGTCGTCGAAGCTGCTCAGACCATCGTCATAATCGGTACTGTCATCGGTATGAAAGGTGATGCCCTGTACGGTCAGAGTCTGGTTGTCTCCGTCAACCGCTTCGATCTCACCCTCGATGTCGTCGGCATGGGCAGCCGCGGCAAAGGTCAGCGTGAGAGAGGAAGCGACGCAGGCGATACGTTTCAGCATGGTGCCATCTCCTTGGTGAGCTGAATGAGCAAGATTCATCCTAGGAAGCCTGACTCGCAAAAGCGAGTCCGAAACTGTGACGAAATGCAGAGGAAGCACTGGTGAGAATAGCCGAACTCAATATCTATCCGGTCAAGTCGCTGAGTGGGATTACGCTCGAGCGCGCGACCCTGGGGGTGCGTGGCCTGGCGTATGACCGCCACTGGATGGTGGTCGATCAGGTCGGACGCTTCATCACCCAGCGGCAGATGCCGGGCATGGCCAGGGTCACGGTCCGGCTCGAGCGTGACGCCCTGGTGCTCGAGCACCCCGAGGCGCAGCCTCTCGTCATCGCGCTGGAACGTCGCGACCAACCCCGGCTGACCGCCTATGTGTGGGACGATACCTGCCAGGCGCTGGATGAAGGGGAGGAGGCGAGCCGCTGGCTGACCGCCGTGCTCGGCGACCTGCGCGGCAGCGCGCTACGCCTGGTGCGCTTCGATGACGAACATCGGCGTCCCGTGGATTCGCGTTATCTCAAGGAAGAAGAGGCGTATACCGCCTTTGCTGACGGCTTCCCCTTCCTGGTTGCGTCCACCGCCTCGTTGGAAGCCCTCAACCGCGAACTGCAGCAGAAGGGACTCGTACCGCTGCCCATGAACCGCTTCCGGCCCAATGTCGTCATCGAGGGAAGCCTGGCCTTCGCCGAGGATGGCTGGAGCGAGGTAGCGGCGCGGGAAGGGCACTACCGCTTCGGTCTGCGCAAACCGTGCCAGCGTTGCAAGATCATCACCATCGATCAGTCCAGCGGTGCCATCGACGTTCCCGGCGAACCGCTACAGACACTGATCCAGATGAAGACACAGCCGCTGCGTCCAGGCGCCTATTTCGGACAGAATGCCACGCTGCTCGAGGGGGCGGCGCAGACCATTGGAGTGGGAGATGAACTCCTGGTGAGTTGACGGACTGGCAGAAAAAAAGAAGCCCGCCTGGCGGCGGGCATAAGCAAGGGACTCACGACTGCTGTGCAAGAACCGGCGTGAGTAGGTTCAAGGTAGACCCTTTCCTGCAGGAAGAATGTCATCATTTCCCCTTCTCTCTTGTAGGAAATTGACCATAGCGTATGTAAGCCAATGCGTGGAGCTGCTGCAGCAGACCGGGATGCACTAGGATTTTTACGGCTTTTTTAGGCTGGGCTGTGGTTTCATACCGTGACGTTCGATAGATGGGTAATGGATCGGTCAATGCGTATCGCCGCGCAGGGTGCGAATGGATTAGGCTTGCGTCTCAAATACCACTGGCGCAACTGGACGCCGGTGTTGAGGGTGATCTCCGTCCTGTGGATGGTGCTCGCCATTTTCATGGCTATCCCCTGGCTCGTCCTGGTCGTCGAACGGGATCCCGACGCACATGCCTTCGGCCTGTCGATGCTCATCGTCCTGGCGGCCGTCGGGCTGGTCTGGCTATCCACGCTGCGCACCAATATCGAACTCAAGCCTTGGCAGATGTTCGTGCTGACTACCTTGAGTTGGGTCACCGTCAGCGGTTTTGCCAGCCTGCCGCTGGTGCTGGGTGCCCCCCAGTTGTCCTTTACCAATGCCGTGTTCGAATCGGTCTCGGCCATTACCACCACCGGCTCCACCGTACTGGCGGGTATCGATACGCTTTCCGACGGACTGAAGCTGTGGCGGGGCATCATGCAATGGCTGGGTGGAATCGGCATCATCGTCATGGGCATCGCCATTCTGCCCTTCCTCAAGGTCGGGGGATGCGGCTGTTCCACACTGAATCGTCCGACTGGTCCGACAAGGTCATGCCTCGCACGGGCGGTATCGCCAAGGCGACGCTCGGCATCTACTGTGGCTTCACCCTGGTTGCCATGCTGGCCTATTGGCTGGGCGGAATGACACCGCTGGATGCGGTAGTACATGCCATGACCTCGCTGGCGACCGGCGGTTTCGCCAACTCCGATGCTTCCTTCGGCGCCTACGCCGAGCAGCCTCATCTGCTGTGGATGGGGTCACTATTCATGCTGCTTGGGGCGCTACCGTTCGTGCTCTATATCCGGATGCTGCGCGGCTCACGCATGGCGTTATGGCGAGATCAGCAGGTGCAGGGCCTATTGTTCCTGCTGGCGCTGGTGATCCTGGGGCTGACGCTGTGGCGGATCTGGCACGGCACCGCACCGTTCCAGGCGCTGACTCATGTCACCTTCAACGTCATTTCCGTGGTGACCACTACCGGCTATGCGTCCGATGACTACAGCCTGTGGGGGCCGTTGGCCTACGTGGCGTTCTTTTACCTGACCTTCGTCGGTGGTTGCAGCGGCTCCACCAGTGGCGGCATGAAGATCTTCCGCTTCCAGGTAGCCACCATTCTGTTGCGCAATCAGCTGCGCTTTCTGGTTCACTCGCATGGCGTCTTCGCTTCGCGCTACAACGGCCAGCCGCTCACCGACGACATTACCCGGGGCGTGGTGGCATTCTCGTTCTTCTTCTTCCTGACCATTGCCGGGCTGGCGCTGGGGCTCGCGTTGATGGGGCTGGACTTCACCACGGCGCTCTCGGGGGCTGCCACGGCAGTGGCCAACGTGGGCCCAGGGCTTGGCGACATCATAGGGCCCGCCGGCAACTTCGCTCCGCTGCCTGATGCCGCCAAGTGGCTGCTGTGTGTGGGCATGCTGTTGGGGCGACTCGAGATTCTGACCGTGCTGGTGCTGCTGACGCCGATGTTCTGGCGCAAATGATGGGGAGACGTGTCGATGAAAGGCCCGTCGATACCGCTGCAGGTCGGCCCCGACGTCTCTTTCTCCTCGCGACCGCAGTTGCTGGTCGCCTTGGGGGACGTAGCGAGGAAGATACTGCCCTGGTGCGGGCGGCTCATCGCCATGCCCAGCGCGAGGGGCTGCGTTGGCGCGCGGTGCATGTCGACAATGGCCGTGACGGGCCCAGGCGGCGACTGGCGCTCGATCAGGTCTTGGCGCTAGCGGGGCGGCTGGGCGGTGAGGTACGTGTCCTCCAGGGCGCTGGTAGAGCACGTGAACTTCACGAATACGCCACGGAGCAGAGGATCGCTACCCTGATGGTGGGGCGCACACGCCCTTCGGGTTGGCGCTTCTGGCGTCGCCCGCTGGCGGAACAGCTGCTGCGCTGTGGCGGAGCCTATGACCTGATAGTGGTCGCCGAGGCGCGGCAGCGATCTCGATTCCGTCCGGTCCGGCAGCGTCATCCGTTGAACTGGCGTGAAGCCGGGGTCGTAGCGGTGTGTTTTGGCGTAGCCCTTGGCGTGGCCTGGGGGCTCGA
It encodes:
- a CDS encoding CapA family protein, giving the protein MLAGDVMLGRGIDQVLPQSCRPELYEPWVRDARSYVRLAERVNGPIPAPIDFSYPWGAALAEFASASLRLVNLETAITTSATPWPDKIIHYRMHPKNVTCLSAAGIDLCVLANNHVLDWGRPGLVDTLDTLDAAGIAHAGAGLDAERANEPAVLPLFDGRSLLVWALGLADSGIPLAWQASAGQSGVNLIDDSSEITAGDIAARKRHGDIVIVSIHWGGNWGYTVPQAHRQLARRLIDAGADLIHGHSSHHPIGFERYRDRPILYGCGDLINDYEGIGGHEAYRPDITMLVGCRWAPGRSAPEALWLTPLRRRRFTLEFASPKEADWLVRKLLDNAPGACPSLERDADGRLHWR
- a CDS encoding DMT family transporter; this translates as MSPADSLRLILLSTLWGMSFIFMRVAVPEFGPVPLILVRMGIGSLLLLPLLFSLRYLTLVWENKGGLLLLGLVNHVLPFSLLALATVRLEAGFTSLINATTPIFTALLGALFFTTPVQRQQYLGLALAFFGVYVLSANRLDFSLGGDGWFILAAVGATFCYGVATNYSKTYLSHLPVRVLAAGSTAMSALILLIPGLWLWPSEPISGLAWANGLGLAIFSTTLAFLLYFGLISSAGATATSTVTFLVPVSALLWGYLLLGERLSLQVLVGMAITLAGTAIATGMIRWRRHETA
- a CDS encoding Rieske (2Fe-2S) protein, with protein sequence MTQAWQQYRSAPALGTRLVRFDDIAPGATLSLTLQSEQGSFPLLLVHLDDALLGYVNACPHQYLPLDQRGKRVLSQDGEQLRCTNHDATFSARSGEGTGGLGLGCTLDPVPVSVDSEGWIVVGTSLEQHDR
- a CDS encoding DUF5666 domain-containing protein; this translates as MLKRIACVASSLTLTFAAAAHADDIEGEIEAVDGDNQTLTVQGITFHTDDSTDYDDGLSSFDDLEVGQRVEIDFDYDGERHMATEIELDD
- a CDS encoding MOSC domain-containing protein; this translates as MRIAELNIYPVKSLSGITLERATLGVRGLAYDRHWMVVDQVGRFITQRQMPGMARVTVRLERDALVLEHPEAQPLVIALERRDQPRLTAYVWDDTCQALDEGEEASRWLTAVLGDLRGSALRLVRFDDEHRRPVDSRYLKEEEAYTAFADGFPFLVASTASLEALNRELQQKGLVPLPMNRFRPNVVIEGSLAFAEDGWSEVAAREGHYRFGLRKPCQRCKIITIDQSSGAIDVPGEPLQTLIQMKTQPLRPGAYFGQNATLLEGAAQTIGVGDELLVS